One region of Streptomyces subrutilus genomic DNA includes:
- a CDS encoding DUF7342 family protein: MNETPIHVLVVDDDMRVARINAAYVAKVPGFEVAHQAHCAAEAMDFLTAHPVDLVLLDHYLPDENGLDLVRRLRQHGLRTDVIMVTAARDLATVQAAMRLGALQYLVKPFTFAGLRTKLEAYGTLRRTLETGGEAEQAEVDRIFGALATAGSPNDLPKGHSPTTAEVVRQVLLTAEGPLSTQQIADRAGISRQTAQRYLKLLDRTGRVTLALRYGETGRPEHRYTWRPSDTS; encoded by the coding sequence GTGAACGAGACCCCGATCCACGTATTGGTCGTCGACGACGACATGCGTGTTGCCCGGATCAACGCCGCGTACGTGGCGAAGGTTCCCGGATTCGAAGTCGCCCACCAGGCCCATTGCGCGGCCGAGGCCATGGACTTCCTCACCGCGCACCCCGTGGACCTGGTCCTCCTCGACCACTACCTCCCGGACGAGAACGGCCTGGACCTGGTGCGCCGGCTGCGCCAGCACGGCCTGCGCACCGACGTGATCATGGTGACGGCCGCCCGCGACCTGGCCACCGTCCAGGCCGCCATGCGCCTGGGCGCCCTCCAATACCTGGTCAAACCCTTCACCTTCGCGGGACTGCGCACGAAGCTGGAGGCGTACGGGACGCTGCGCCGCACCCTGGAGACCGGCGGCGAGGCCGAACAGGCCGAGGTGGACCGCATCTTCGGCGCCCTCGCCACCGCCGGGTCCCCGAACGACCTTCCCAAGGGCCACTCCCCCACCACCGCGGAAGTGGTCCGCCAGGTCCTGCTGACGGCCGAAGGCCCGCTCTCCACCCAGCAGATCGCCGACCGTGCGGGCATCAGCCGCCAGACCGCCCAGCGCTACCTGAAACTGCTGGACCGCACCGGCCGTGTCACCCTCGCCCTGCGCTACGGCGAGACCGGTCGCCCCGAGCACCGCTACACCTGGCGCCCGTCCGACACCTCCTGA
- a CDS encoding DNA gyrase/topoisomerase IV subunit B → MTADTSVPSSALLSGADRDGSNYTARHLLVLEGLEAVRKRPGMYIGSTDSRGLMHCLWEIIDNSVDEALGGYCDHIEVILHEDASVEVRDNGRGIPVDVEPKTGLSGVEVVMTKLHAGGKFGGGSYAASGGLHGVGASVVNALSARLDVEVDRGSSTHAISFRRGVPGMFTEQGPDSPFDPANGLRKVKRIAKGRTGTRVRYWADRQIFLKDARLNLETLYQRARQTAFLVPGLTLVVRDERGIDGSGKTEETFRFDGGISEFCEYLAQDKAVCDVLRLTGTGTFKETVPVLDDRGHMTPTEVTRELGVDIALRWGTGYETNVKSFVNIIATPKGGTHVSGFERSVAKTVNEVLRSAKLLRVAEDDVVKDDAMEGMTAVVTVRLAEPQFEGQTKEVLGTSAATRIVSAVVAKELKAFLTSTKRDDKQQARSVMEKIVAAARTRIAARQHKEAQRRKTALESSSLPAKLADCRSDDVDRSELFIVEGDSALGTAKLARNSEFQALLPIRGKILNVQKSSVSDMLKNAECGAIIQVIGAGSGRTFDIDAARYGKIVLLVDADVDGAHIRCLLLTLFQRYMRPMVEAGRVFAAVPPLHRIELVQPKKGQDKYVYTYSDNELRQTLLEYQRKNIRYKDSIQRYKGLGEMDADQLAETTMDPRFRTLRRINIGDLDSAETVFDLLMGNEVAPRKEFITSSAATLDRSRIDA, encoded by the coding sequence GTGACCGCCGACACGTCCGTGCCTTCCAGCGCGCTGCTGTCCGGAGCAGACCGGGACGGTTCCAACTACACCGCGCGGCACCTGCTCGTCCTCGAAGGGCTGGAGGCCGTCCGCAAGCGCCCCGGCATGTATATCGGCTCGACCGACAGCCGGGGCCTCATGCACTGCCTCTGGGAGATCATCGACAATTCCGTCGACGAAGCCCTGGGGGGGTACTGCGACCACATCGAGGTGATCCTCCACGAGGACGCCTCCGTGGAGGTGCGGGACAACGGCCGCGGCATCCCCGTGGACGTCGAGCCCAAGACCGGCCTGTCCGGCGTCGAGGTCGTCATGACCAAGCTGCACGCCGGCGGGAAGTTCGGCGGCGGCTCCTACGCGGCCTCCGGCGGCCTGCACGGCGTCGGCGCCTCCGTGGTCAACGCCCTCTCCGCCCGGCTGGACGTCGAGGTGGACCGGGGCAGCTCCACGCACGCGATCAGCTTCCGCCGCGGCGTCCCCGGAATGTTCACCGAGCAGGGGCCCGACAGCCCTTTCGACCCCGCGAACGGCCTGCGCAAGGTCAAGCGCATCGCCAAGGGCAGGACCGGCACGCGGGTCCGCTACTGGGCCGACCGGCAGATCTTCCTCAAGGACGCCCGGCTCAACCTGGAGACGCTCTACCAGCGCGCCCGCCAGACCGCCTTCCTCGTCCCCGGCCTGACCCTGGTGGTCCGCGACGAGCGGGGCATCGACGGGTCGGGCAAGACCGAGGAGACGTTCCGCTTCGACGGGGGCATCAGCGAGTTCTGCGAGTACCTCGCCCAGGACAAGGCCGTCTGCGACGTCCTGCGCCTGACCGGCACGGGCACCTTCAAGGAGACCGTCCCCGTCCTCGACGACCGCGGCCACATGACGCCCACCGAGGTCACCCGCGAGCTGGGCGTGGACATCGCCCTGCGCTGGGGCACGGGGTACGAGACCAACGTCAAGTCCTTCGTGAACATCATCGCCACCCCCAAGGGCGGCACCCACGTCTCCGGATTCGAGCGCTCCGTCGCCAAGACCGTGAACGAGGTGCTGCGCTCGGCGAAGCTGCTGCGCGTCGCCGAGGACGACGTGGTCAAGGACGACGCGATGGAGGGCATGACGGCCGTCGTCACCGTCCGCCTCGCCGAGCCCCAGTTCGAGGGCCAGACCAAGGAGGTCCTCGGCACCTCGGCCGCGACCCGGATCGTCTCCGCCGTCGTCGCCAAGGAGCTCAAGGCCTTCCTGACCTCCACCAAGCGCGACGACAAGCAGCAGGCGCGCTCGGTGATGGAGAAGATCGTCGCGGCGGCGCGGACCCGGATCGCGGCCCGCCAGCACAAGGAGGCGCAGCGCCGCAAGACCGCGCTGGAGTCCTCCTCGCTGCCCGCCAAGCTCGCCGACTGCCGCAGCGACGACGTGGACCGCAGCGAGCTCTTCATCGTCGAGGGCGACTCCGCCCTCGGCACGGCGAAGCTCGCCCGCAATTCCGAGTTCCAGGCGCTCCTGCCCATCCGGGGCAAGATCCTCAACGTCCAGAAGTCCTCGGTCTCGGACATGCTCAAGAACGCCGAGTGCGGGGCGATCATCCAGGTCATAGGAGCCGGCTCGGGCCGGACCTTCGACATCGACGCCGCCCGGTACGGGAAGATCGTCCTCCTCGTCGACGCCGACGTGGACGGCGCGCACATCCGCTGCCTGCTGCTCACGCTCTTCCAGCGGTACATGCGTCCGATGGTCGAGGCGGGCCGGGTGTTCGCGGCCGTGCCGCCGCTGCACCGGATCGAGCTGGTCCAGCCGAAGAAGGGCCAGGACAAGTACGTCTACACGTACTCGGACAACGAACTGCGCCAGACCCTGCTGGAGTACCAGCGCAAGAACATCCGGTACAAGGACTCCATCCAGCGCTACAAGGGCCTCGGCGAGATGGACGCGGACCAGCTGGCGGAGACCACCATGGACCCGCGGTTCCGGACCCTGCGCAGGATCAACATCGGCGACCTCGACTCCGCCGAGACGGTCTTCGACCTGCTCATGGGCAACGAGGTGGCGCCGCGCAAGGAGTTCATCACCAGCTCCGCGGCCACGTTGGACCGCTCGCGCATCGACGCCTGA
- a CDS encoding citrate synthase/methylcitrate synthase, with protein MNTTTAVPRGLAGVVVTETELGDVRGLEGFYHYRQFSAVELAESRSFEDVWHLMFRGTLPADAAGRAAFAAETAPLRRLPAAVRDALPALARASALSGPLAGLRTALSLLGASAGFRPVYDLGPDRRAADALAACAAVPTLLTALYRLGQGLEPVEPRDDLPYAANYLYMLTGQEPDPVKARAIERYLISTVDHGFNASTFTARVIASTGADVAACLTGAIGALSGPLHGGAPSRALDTLDAIGTADRIGPWIRERVLAGERIMGFGHPVYRTEDPRSRMLRDIARGFGGPLVDFAVEVERQVEEILAELKPGRELHTNVEFYAGVVMELCGLPREMFTPTFCAARVVGWSANILEQAADSKIIRPAARYTGPTPPQPVPALG; from the coding sequence ATGAACACCACCACCGCAGTGCCCCGCGGTCTCGCGGGAGTCGTGGTCACCGAGACCGAGCTCGGTGACGTCCGGGGCCTTGAGGGCTTCTACCACTACCGCCAGTTCTCGGCCGTCGAACTGGCCGAGAGCCGCAGCTTCGAGGACGTGTGGCACCTGATGTTCCGCGGCACGCTGCCCGCGGACGCCGCCGGCCGCGCCGCCTTCGCGGCGGAGACCGCCCCGCTGCGCCGGCTGCCCGCCGCGGTACGGGACGCCCTGCCCGCCCTCGCCCGGGCCTCCGCACTCTCCGGACCCCTCGCCGGGCTGCGCACCGCGCTCTCGCTGCTCGGCGCGTCCGCCGGATTCCGCCCGGTCTACGACCTCGGCCCGGACCGCCGGGCCGCCGACGCGCTGGCCGCCTGCGCCGCCGTACCGACCCTGCTCACCGCCCTGTACCGGCTGGGGCAGGGGCTGGAGCCGGTGGAGCCGCGCGACGACCTCCCCTACGCCGCCAACTACCTGTACATGCTGACCGGGCAGGAGCCCGACCCGGTCAAGGCCCGCGCGATAGAGCGGTACCTCATCTCCACCGTCGACCACGGCTTCAACGCCTCCACCTTCACCGCCCGGGTCATCGCCTCCACCGGCGCCGACGTCGCGGCCTGCCTGACCGGCGCGATCGGGGCGCTCTCCGGCCCGCTGCACGGCGGCGCCCCGAGCCGGGCCCTGGACACGCTGGACGCCATCGGCACCGCGGACCGGATCGGCCCGTGGATCCGCGAGCGGGTCCTGGCGGGGGAGCGGATCATGGGCTTCGGGCACCCCGTCTACCGCACCGAGGACCCGCGCTCGCGCATGCTGCGGGACATCGCCCGCGGGTTCGGCGGCCCCCTGGTGGACTTCGCCGTCGAGGTCGAGCGCCAGGTCGAGGAGATCCTCGCCGAACTGAAGCCGGGCCGGGAGCTGCACACCAACGTGGAGTTCTACGCGGGCGTGGTCATGGAGCTGTGCGGGCTCCCGCGCGAGATGTTCACCCCGACCTTCTGCGCGGCCCGCGTGGTGGGCTGGAGCGCGAACATCCTGGAACAGGCCGCCGACTCGAAGATCATCCGTCCGGCCGCCCGGTACACCGGCCCCACCCCGCCGCAGCCGGTGCCGGCGCTGGGCTGA
- a CDS encoding DUF7455 domain-containing protein: protein MTTVLTPATPLTAADRCDRCGAQAYLRVVLLSGGELLFCAHHGRKFEPELKKIAAEIQDETERLTSAPAAHAEPEDR, encoded by the coding sequence GTGACTACTGTTCTGACACCCGCGACCCCGCTGACGGCCGCTGACCGATGCGACCGTTGCGGCGCCCAGGCATATCTGCGCGTCGTCCTGCTGAGCGGCGGTGAACTGCTCTTCTGCGCCCACCACGGACGCAAGTTCGAGCCGGAACTCAAGAAGATCGCCGCGGAAATACAGGATGAGACCGAGCGGCTCACGTCCGCTCCGGCTGCCCATGCCGAACCCGAGGACCGCTGA
- a CDS encoding DUF485 domain-containing protein, whose amino-acid sequence MDKHAGRDAGTIRLDDPWYDALAVGWGEGGDASPPHPAPGGHPAHGASDIYLEVQRSAAFQEVRSRYRRFVVPATAGFFLWYVAYVVAATAAPGLMARPVAGAVNVAMVAGLGQFLSTFLLTWAYARHARLRRDRAALDLRWTVYEQERGQERNRAKGAGR is encoded by the coding sequence GTGGACAAGCACGCAGGTCGTGATGCCGGAACGATCCGGCTGGACGACCCCTGGTACGACGCGCTGGCCGTCGGCTGGGGCGAGGGAGGGGACGCCTCCCCACCCCACCCGGCCCCCGGCGGGCACCCCGCGCACGGCGCATCCGACATCTACCTCGAAGTGCAGCGCAGCGCCGCCTTCCAGGAGGTCCGCAGCCGCTACCGCAGGTTCGTCGTCCCCGCGACCGCCGGTTTCTTCCTCTGGTACGTCGCGTACGTGGTCGCCGCGACCGCGGCGCCCGGCCTGATGGCCCGGCCCGTGGCGGGCGCGGTGAACGTGGCCATGGTGGCGGGGCTCGGCCAGTTCCTCAGCACCTTCCTGCTGACCTGGGCCTATGCCCGGCACGCGCGGCTGCGCCGGGACCGGGCCGCGCTCGACCTGCGCTGGACCGTCTACGAGCAGGAGCGCGGCCAGGAGCGGAACCGGGCGAAGGGGGCCGGCCGGTGA
- a CDS encoding ATP-binding protein yields the protein MRFLLLSARRLGLPRRAVSQILLTQLAIAAGVVVLATGLFLAPLSAQLDDQAMRRALAIAQSAAADPSLSADLLDSGAAEDSPVQSSAERIRRATGAEYVVVLDLDGIRRSHPSPDRIGLPVSTDPSDALAGREVMEIDEGTLGRSARGKVPLLAADGEIVGAVSVGIAYDSVRDRLLGAIPGLLAYAGGALAAGALAAYLLSRRIHRQTRDLAFSDIAGLLAEREAMLHSIREGVIALDRQDRIRLVNDEAARLLGLTPDSAASLAGRPLEDVLGAGRTADVLSGRVTGRDLVAVQGPRVLVANRMPTEDGGAVATLRDRTELEHLGRELDSTRGLIDALRAQDHEHANRLHTLLGLLELGLHEEAAEFVTEVVGVHRTTAEQVTEKVHDPLLAALLVGKATVAAERGVPLRLTAATFLPDRLVDPGGLVTILGNLVDNALDAAAGSASPLVEVELSAEGSTAVLRVRDSGPGVPPARREEIFTEGWSTKQPKAHRERGLGLALVRRLAERQGGSARAGGAADGGAEFSVVLPEALR from the coding sequence ATGCGGTTCCTCCTCTTGAGCGCTCGGCGCCTCGGGCTGCCCAGACGGGCCGTCTCCCAGATCCTGCTGACCCAGCTGGCCATCGCCGCCGGGGTCGTCGTGCTGGCCACCGGGCTGTTCCTGGCGCCGCTGAGCGCGCAGCTCGACGACCAGGCCATGCGCCGAGCCCTGGCCATCGCCCAGAGCGCGGCGGCCGACCCGTCGCTCTCCGCCGACCTGCTGGACTCCGGGGCCGCCGAGGACAGCCCCGTGCAGTCCTCGGCGGAGCGGATCCGCCGGGCCACCGGCGCCGAGTACGTGGTCGTCCTCGACCTGGACGGCATCCGCCGCTCCCACCCGAGCCCCGACCGGATCGGGCTGCCGGTCTCCACCGACCCCAGCGACGCCCTGGCGGGCCGCGAGGTCATGGAGATCGACGAGGGGACCCTGGGCCGCTCGGCCCGCGGCAAGGTGCCGCTCCTGGCCGCCGACGGCGAGATCGTCGGCGCCGTCTCGGTCGGCATCGCCTACGACAGCGTCCGGGACCGGCTGCTCGGCGCCATCCCCGGCCTGCTGGCCTACGCGGGCGGGGCTCTCGCCGCGGGCGCGCTGGCCGCCTACCTGCTGTCGCGCAGGATCCACCGGCAGACCCGTGACCTCGCCTTCTCCGATATCGCCGGCCTGCTCGCCGAGCGCGAGGCGATGCTGCACTCCATCCGCGAGGGAGTGATCGCCCTCGACCGGCAGGACCGGATCCGGCTGGTCAACGACGAGGCCGCCCGCCTGCTCGGCCTGACACCGGATTCCGCCGCCTCGCTCGCCGGGCGCCCGCTGGAGGACGTCCTGGGCGCGGGGCGCACCGCCGACGTCCTGTCGGGCCGGGTCACCGGCCGCGACCTGGTCGCCGTCCAGGGTCCGCGTGTCCTGGTCGCCAACCGGATGCCCACCGAGGACGGCGGCGCCGTCGCCACCCTGCGCGACCGCACCGAGCTCGAGCACCTGGGCCGCGAGCTCGACTCCACCCGGGGCCTGATCGACGCCCTGCGCGCCCAGGACCACGAGCACGCGAACCGCCTCCACACCCTCCTCGGCCTGCTGGAGCTGGGCCTGCACGAGGAGGCCGCGGAGTTCGTCACCGAGGTCGTCGGGGTGCACCGCACCACCGCCGAACAGGTCACCGAGAAGGTCCACGACCCCCTGCTGGCGGCCCTCCTGGTGGGCAAGGCGACCGTCGCGGCGGAGCGCGGCGTCCCCCTGCGGCTGACCGCGGCCACCTTCCTCCCCGATCGCCTGGTCGACCCGGGAGGCCTCGTCACCATCCTCGGCAACCTGGTGGACAACGCCCTGGACGCCGCCGCCGGCTCCGCGTCGCCCCTGGTCGAGGTGGAGCTGAGCGCCGAGGGCAGCACCGCCGTGCTCCGGGTGCGCGACAGCGGCCCCGGGGTTCCCCCCGCGCGGCGCGAGGAGATCTTCACGGAGGGCTGGTCGACCAAGCAGCCCAAGGCCCACCGCGAGCGCGGGCTGGGCCTCGCCCTCGTACGGCGTCTCGCGGAACGCCAGGGCGGCAGCGCCCGGGCCGGCGGGGCAGCGGACGGAGGGGCGGAGTTCTCCGTCGTACTCCCGGAGGCCCTGCGGTGA
- a CDS encoding serine protease — translation MRRPIARALAGALTLAAGVAAAPLVQAPRAAADSVVIGGKPVKAGESPWVVALASRDRFGGTRGGQFCGGVVVAPAKVLTAAHCLGRDVLGGSVESVRDLRVVAGRTELGAGDGREIPVRGARVNPEYDPTSNAGDLAVLELTESLPAHYVLPMAGAGHSAYAPGTEAAVYGWGDTSGFGDYAYALRAARVTVLSDETCARAYPGDLSGQYRAESMVCAGDGGGGKDACQGDSGGPLVAQGRLIGLVSWGRGCGRADSPGVYTRIAPLVSFVTGSESGAQPVGVQDPGSTPGRASGAGAGPVTGHPPAQVP, via the coding sequence ATGCGTCGTCCCATTGCCCGCGCTCTGGCGGGAGCGCTGACCCTGGCGGCGGGCGTGGCCGCTGCGCCCCTGGTCCAGGCGCCCCGGGCGGCCGCGGACAGCGTGGTGATCGGCGGCAAGCCGGTCAAGGCCGGCGAGAGCCCCTGGGTCGTGGCCCTGGCCAGCCGTGACCGGTTCGGGGGTACGCGGGGCGGGCAGTTCTGCGGGGGCGTGGTGGTGGCCCCGGCGAAGGTGCTGACGGCGGCCCACTGCCTGGGCCGCGACGTGCTGGGCGGCTCCGTCGAGTCGGTACGCGACCTCCGGGTGGTCGCCGGGCGTACGGAGCTGGGGGCGGGCGACGGCCGGGAGATCCCGGTGCGCGGCGCGCGCGTGAATCCGGAGTACGACCCCACGAGCAATGCCGGCGACCTCGCCGTCCTGGAGCTCACGGAGTCCTTGCCCGCGCACTACGTGCTCCCCATGGCCGGAGCAGGCCACTCCGCCTACGCGCCCGGAACCGAGGCGGCCGTGTACGGCTGGGGCGACACCAGCGGCTTTGGCGACTACGCGTACGCGCTGCGTGCCGCGCGGGTGACCGTGCTGTCCGACGAGACCTGCGCGCGCGCCTATCCGGGAGACCTGAGCGGCCAGTACCGGGCGGAATCGATGGTGTGCGCGGGCGACGGCGGCGGCGGCAAGGACGCGTGCCAGGGCGACAGCGGGGGACCGCTGGTGGCCCAGGGGCGGCTCATCGGCCTGGTGTCGTGGGGGCGCGGCTGCGGGCGGGCCGACAGCCCGGGGGTGTACACGCGCATCGCACCGCTCGTCAGCTTCGTGACGGGCTCGGAGAGCGGCGCGCAGCCCGTCGGGGTGCAGGACCCAGGCTCCACCCCCGGGAGGGCCTCAGGGGCGGGTGCAGGGCCCGTAACGGGGCATCCCCCCGCACAGGTCCCGTAA
- a CDS encoding citrate synthase: MNEERRLTTRQAAELLGVKPATVYAYVSRGQLTSRRDPVGRGSTFDAAEVEELARRSRREAAAPSSGELSVRTSLTLIEADRYYFRGVDAVALASRYRYEEVAEWLWTGSLPHGARFTAPPEPLAAARRAVAALPGHSGPVDRLRVAVAAAAVADPLRFDLSEEAVLGSARCLIPTLVGALPVLGADRWAGDARIARRLWPRLTGRDPDPDALAALDLALALLVDHDLAASTLAVRVAASARAHPYAAVSAGLGALEGPLHGAAGRLAHRMLAEVLERGAAAPVVAEYLRAGRRVPGLGHRLYRGEDPRARALFDRLEGLPQAAPALAAAREVAAVTGRQGGLHANVDLALAVLTLSCGMAAEAGETVFAVARTAGWIAHALEEYQERPLRMRPSGQYQGPRPPQPMP; encoded by the coding sequence ATGAACGAAGAGCGACGGCTGACCACCCGGCAGGCCGCCGAACTGCTCGGTGTGAAGCCCGCGACGGTGTACGCCTACGTGAGCCGGGGCCAGCTGACCAGCCGCCGCGACCCGGTGGGCCGCGGCAGCACCTTCGACGCGGCCGAGGTGGAGGAGCTCGCCCGGCGCAGCCGCCGGGAGGCGGCGGCGCCGTCCTCGGGGGAGCTCTCCGTCCGCACCTCGCTCACGCTCATCGAGGCCGACCGCTACTACTTCCGTGGCGTGGACGCGGTGGCCCTGGCCTCGCGGTACCGCTATGAGGAGGTGGCCGAGTGGCTCTGGACGGGAAGCCTCCCCCACGGCGCCCGGTTCACCGCTCCCCCGGAGCCCCTCGCCGCGGCCCGCCGGGCGGTGGCGGCCCTGCCCGGGCACAGCGGGCCGGTCGACCGGCTGCGGGTGGCCGTCGCCGCCGCGGCCGTCGCGGACCCGCTGCGCTTCGACCTGTCGGAGGAGGCCGTACTGGGCTCCGCGCGCTGCCTGATCCCCACGCTGGTCGGCGCCTTGCCGGTGCTGGGAGCCGACCGGTGGGCCGGGGACGCCCGTATCGCCCGGCGGCTGTGGCCGCGGCTCACCGGACGGGATCCCGACCCGGACGCCCTGGCCGCACTCGACCTGGCGCTGGCGCTGCTCGTCGACCACGATCTGGCCGCCTCCACCCTGGCCGTACGGGTGGCCGCGTCGGCGCGGGCCCATCCGTACGCGGCGGTGTCGGCGGGGCTCGGCGCGCTGGAGGGGCCGCTGCACGGCGCGGCCGGACGCCTGGCGCACCGGATGCTGGCGGAGGTGCTGGAGCGGGGCGCGGCCGCGCCGGTGGTGGCGGAGTACCTGCGGGCCGGGCGCCGGGTGCCGGGGCTCGGCCACCGGCTGTACCGGGGCGAGGACCCGCGGGCGCGGGCGCTGTTCGACCGACTGGAGGGCCTGCCGCAGGCGGCCCCCGCATTGGCCGCCGCGCGCGAGGTGGCCGCGGTGACGGGCCGGCAGGGCGGCCTGCACGCGAACGTGGATCTGGCGCTGGCGGTGCTGACGCTGTCGTGCGGGATGGCGGCGGAAGCCGGCGAGACGGTCTTCGCGGTGGCGCGTACGGCGGGCTGGATCGCGCACGCGCTGGAGGAGTACCAGGAGCGGCCGCTGCGGATGCGGCCGAGCGGGCAGTACCAGGGGCCCCGCCCGCCCCAGCCGATGCCGTGA
- a CDS encoding solute symporter family protein: MTTEHQTLALILFSVFIAVTLGITTWVSRNRHGSAEEFYAGGRLFSPMENGFAIAGDYMSAASFLGISGLIALFGYDGMLYSVGFLVAWLVVLFLVAELVRNCGRFTLADVVAARMSERPVRIAAGTSSVVVSVLYLVAQMVGAGSLVGLLLGNSTATARTLTVIGVGALMVVYVSFGGMRATTWIQIVKAVLLMGGTITLTVLVLLRFHGNFDQLLTTAADRSGHGLRFLSPGLKYGGDWTARFDFMSLGLALVLGTAGLPHILSRFYTVPTARAARRSVVWAIALIGGFYLMTIVLGFGAAALVGPDQVRASNASGNTAVPLLAAFLGGGAGSTGGAVLFAFVAAIAFATILAVVAGITLASSASVAHDLYASLKRRHARQRSEVAVARVAAVGIGAVAIALGLLAQDLNVAFLVGLAFAVAASANLPVLLYSLFWRAFTTRGAVWSVYGGLVPAVLLVVLSPVVSGSPESLFPGVDFQVFPLQNPGIVSIPLGFLAGWLGTVTSGEEADERKHAQTEVRSLTGAGAV; encoded by the coding sequence GTGACCACCGAGCACCAGACCCTCGCGCTGATCCTGTTCAGCGTGTTCATCGCGGTGACCCTGGGCATCACCACCTGGGTCAGTCGCAACCGGCACGGGTCGGCGGAGGAGTTCTACGCGGGCGGGCGGCTGTTCTCCCCGATGGAGAACGGTTTCGCCATCGCGGGCGACTACATGTCCGCCGCCTCCTTCCTCGGCATCTCCGGACTCATCGCCCTCTTCGGCTACGACGGAATGCTGTATTCGGTGGGGTTCCTCGTGGCCTGGCTGGTGGTGCTGTTCCTCGTCGCCGAACTCGTCCGCAACTGCGGGCGCTTCACCCTCGCCGACGTGGTCGCCGCCCGGATGAGCGAGCGGCCCGTGCGCATCGCGGCGGGCACCTCCTCGGTGGTCGTCTCCGTGCTCTACCTGGTCGCGCAGATGGTGGGCGCGGGCAGCCTGGTCGGCCTGCTGCTGGGGAATTCGACGGCCACGGCCCGGACGCTCACCGTGATCGGCGTGGGCGCGCTGATGGTGGTCTACGTGTCCTTCGGCGGGATGCGGGCCACGACGTGGATCCAGATCGTGAAGGCCGTCCTGCTGATGGGCGGGACGATCACCCTCACGGTGCTCGTGCTCCTGCGCTTCCACGGGAACTTCGACCAGCTGCTCACCACCGCCGCCGACCGCAGCGGGCACGGGCTGCGCTTCCTGAGCCCCGGGCTGAAGTACGGCGGGGACTGGACCGCCCGTTTCGACTTCATGAGCCTGGGCCTCGCGCTGGTGCTGGGTACCGCCGGGCTGCCGCACATCCTGTCGCGCTTCTACACCGTGCCCACGGCGCGGGCCGCCCGCCGCTCGGTGGTGTGGGCGATCGCGCTGATCGGCGGCTTCTACCTGATGACGATCGTGCTCGGCTTCGGTGCGGCCGCCCTGGTGGGACCGGACCAGGTGCGGGCCTCCAACGCCTCCGGGAACACGGCCGTTCCGCTGCTCGCGGCGTTCCTCGGCGGCGGCGCCGGCTCCACCGGGGGCGCGGTGCTCTTCGCCTTCGTGGCCGCCATCGCCTTCGCCACCATCCTGGCCGTGGTCGCCGGGATCACCCTCGCCTCCTCGGCGTCCGTCGCGCACGACCTGTACGCCTCCCTCAAGCGGCGGCACGCCAGGCAGCGCAGCGAGGTGGCGGTGGCGCGGGTGGCGGCCGTCGGCATCGGGGCGGTGGCGATCGCGCTGGGGCTGCTCGCGCAGGACCTCAACGTCGCCTTCCTCGTGGGCCTGGCCTTCGCGGTGGCCGCCTCGGCCAATCTGCCGGTGCTGCTGTACTCGCTCTTCTGGCGCGCCTTCACCACGCGGGGGGCGGTCTGGTCGGTGTACGGAGGGCTGGTCCCGGCGGTGCTGCTGGTCGTCTTGTCGCCGGTGGTCTCGGGAAGCCCCGAATCGCTCTTCCCGGGCGTGGACTTCCAGGTGTTCCCCTTGCAGAACCCGGGCATCGTCTCGATCCCGCTGGGCTTCCTGGCGGGCTGGCTCGGCACCGTCACCTCGGGTGAGGAGGCGGACGAGCGCAAGCACGCGCAGACCGAGGTCCGGTCGCTGACCGGGGCCGGGGCGGTGTGA